The following are from one region of the Paenibacillus protaetiae genome:
- a CDS encoding GNAT family N-acetyltransferase produces the protein MSHFTMINEQVTDSIKAMQAMPEHTHEVMGLLVRTAEWLRSIGSTQWGALLEGEDTHNTADAVQRGDVYLFRDGETPAGVVMLLREPSAWDCELWGKEGHEGAVYLHRLAINRKYSGLGGSILRWAESGISFPGVDRIRLDCISDNRYLNSFYSGAGYENKGLAPTGFYKYEKRIK, from the coding sequence ATGAGCCACTTTACAATGATCAATGAGCAAGTAACCGACTCCATTAAAGCGATGCAGGCGATGCCGGAGCATACGCATGAAGTGATGGGGCTGCTGGTGCGGACAGCCGAATGGCTTCGGTCAATAGGCTCCACGCAGTGGGGCGCTTTGCTGGAGGGGGAGGATACGCACAATACCGCCGATGCGGTGCAAAGAGGAGACGTGTATCTGTTCCGTGACGGCGAGACGCCGGCGGGCGTGGTGATGCTGCTGCGGGAGCCAAGTGCATGGGACTGCGAGCTGTGGGGGAAAGAAGGCCACGAAGGTGCCGTCTATTTGCACCGGCTTGCCATCAACCGCAAGTACAGCGGCCTGGGCGGCTCGATTTTGCGCTGGGCAGAGTCAGGCATCTCATTCCCTGGCGTGGACCGGATCCGGCTGGACTGCATAAGCGATAACCGTTATTTGAACTCGTTCTACAGCGGGGCGGGTTATGAGAACAAAGGATTAGCTCCAACCGGCTTTTACAAATACGAAAAACGAATCAAATAA